Proteins co-encoded in one Setaria viridis chromosome 9, Setaria_viridis_v4.0, whole genome shotgun sequence genomic window:
- the LOC117836413 gene encoding B3 domain-containing protein Os03g0184500: MAEVAKQGMSPYEAARERTVLENKRKMEALNLRHLSAAIKEAPKTPSPMKQKRRRIVEHAVVVPSPPRRSRRVANLPAVKYSEIAPHTADRMTRSPRKPADLIYLASRGSISMKARMEAATKAEELESQLDPEIPSFVKAMLHSHVVRGFWLGLPSHFCDTYMPKQDSIVTLVDEKDEEFDTNYLAYKKGLSGGWAGFAISHGLQDGDAAVFQLIKPTTFKVHIIRAASGDGSEEDE, translated from the exons ATGGCGGAGGTCGCGAAGCAGGGGATGTCGCCGTacgaggcggcgcgggagcggacGGTGCTGGAGAACAAGCGCAAGATGGAGGCGCTCAATCTGCGGCACCTCTCCGCCGCCATCAAGGAGGCCCCCAAGACCCCTTCTCCCATG aagcagaagaggcGCAGGATCGTCGAGCACGCAGTCGTGGTTccctcgccgccgaggaggtCCCGCCGGGTTGCCAACCTCCCTGCGGTCAAGTACTCAGAG ATAGCACCACACACTGCAGACAGAATGACAAG GTCTCCTAGAAAACCAGCTGACCTCATCTACTTGGCAAGCCGTGGATCCATTTCCATGAAAGCTAGGATGGAGGCAGCAACAAAGGCCGAGGAGCTGGAATCGCAACTTGACCCTGAAATCCCATCCTTTGTGAAGGCAATGCTGCATTCACATGTGGTTCGAGGTTTTTGGCTG GGTCTCCCGAGCCATTTTTGTGACACTTACATGCCAAAGCAAGACTCCATTGTCACCTTGGTGGATGAGAAAGATGAAGAGTTTGACACCAACTACCTTGCCTACAAGAAGGGGCTAAGTGGGGGCTGGGCTGGTTTTGCTATAAGCCATGGCTTACAGGATGGAGATGCAGCTGTTTTCCAGTTGATTAAGCCCACGACCTTCAAG GTGCATATAATCCGAGCAGCTTCTGGTGATGGCAGTGAGGAAGACGAGTGA
- the LOC117840451 gene encoding probable LRR receptor-like serine/threonine-protein kinase PAM74 — MPSRITFPFLALVVAAAALFPSSSSQQPAAPPQPRGFYISCGSDKDVQVGSIKWVQDEGFIGVGNASAINRPNLLPLLATLRFFPDATARKYCYELPVVKGTRYLVRTTYFYGGFDGGKDPPVFDQIVDGTRWSAVNTTENYRRGMSTYFEILAEAQGKIMSVCLARRPDTASSPFISALEVIDLDDSMYNTTDYGRYAMSTVARSRFGSKGEIVSYPDDEYNRYWAPFTDANPTVESHSPISPGDFWNLPPAKALRAGVTTSRGKKLTVLWPPAELPAATYYVALYFQDPRTASPYSWRVFDVAVNGKEFFRGLNASAAGVMVYSNMMQLSGRTEILLTPNQTSPVGPLINAGEIYQIVPLGGKTATRDVVAMEDLAMSLKNPPPDWAGDPCLPQQHSWTGVECSQGSPVRVLSLDLKNHGLSGSLPDSIGNLTGMKTVNLSGNKLSGSIPDMSSMHTLTALHLDGNQFSGTINPSMEKLVNLKELYLNNNNLTGKIPDGLKNKPGLDLRTEGNKFE; from the exons ATGCCGAGCCGCATCACGTTCCCCTTCCtcgccctcgtcgtcgccgccgccgccttattcccctcctcgtcctcccaaCAACCCGCCGCGCCTCCACAACCCAGAGGGTTCTACATAAGCTGCGGGTCGGACAAGGATGTGCAGGTAGGGAGCATCAAGTGGGTCCAGGATGAGGGCTTCATCGGCGTCGGCAACGCCTCGGCCATCAACAGGCCCAACCTCCTCCCGTTGCTCGCCACCCTGCGCTTCTTCCCCGACGCGACGGCGCGCAAGTATTGCTACGAGCTCCCCGTCGTCAAGGGCACGCGCTACCTCGTCCGCACCACCTACTTCTACGGCGGCTTCGACGGCGGCAAGGATCCCCCCGTGTTCGACCAGATCGTCGACGGCACGCGGTGGAGCGCCGTCAACACCACGGAGAACTACCGCCGCGGCATGTCCACCTACTTCGAGATCCTGGCGGAGGCGCAGGGTAAGATCATGAGCGTGTGCCTGGCGCGCCGCCCCGACACGGCGTCCAGCCCCTTCATCTCCGCGCTCGAGGTCATCGACCTCGACGACTCCATGTACAACACCACCGACTACGGCAGGTACGCCATGAGCACCGTCGCGCGCAGCCGATTCGGCAGCAAGGGCGAGATCGTCAG CTATCCAGATGACGAGTACAACCGGTACTGGGCGCCGTTCACGGACGCCAACCCGACCGTGGAGAGCCACTCCCCCATCTCGCCCGGCGACTTCTGGAACCTGCCGCCGGCCAAGGCGCTCAGGGCCGGGGTCACCACCAGCCGGGGGAAGAAGCTCACCGTGCtgtggccgccggcggagctGCCCGCGGCGACCTACTACGTGGCGCTATACTTCCAGGACCCGCGCACCGCCAGCCCCTACAGCTGGCGCGTCTTCGACGTCGCCGTCAACGGGAAGGAGTTCTTCCGGGGGCTcaacgcctccgccgccggcgtcatGGTCTACTCCAACATGATGCAGCTGTCAGGGAGGACGGAGATCCTGCTCACGCCCAACCAGACGTCCCCCGTCGGCCCGCTCATCAACGCTGGGGAGATCTACCAGATTGTCCCGCTCGGCGGCAAGACGGCCACTAGAGATG TGGTTGCAATGGAAGATCTTGCTATGAGTCTCAAGAACCCACCGCCCGACTGGGCTGGAGACCCTTGCTTGCCACAGCAACACTCATGGACTGGGGTTGAATGCTCCCAGGGATCACCCGTGCGAGTCTTGTCACT GGATCTAAAAAATCATGGTCTTTCAGGATCGCTTCCCGACAGCATTGGAAATTTGACAGGGATGAAAACCGT CAATCTCAGTGGCAACAAACTCTCAGGCTCCATACCTGACATGAGCAGCATGCACACCTTAACTGCCTT GCACCTTGATGGCAATCAGTTCAGTGGAACGATCAACCCATCAATGGAAAAGCTCGTCAATCTTAAGGAACT ATACCTGAACAACAACAATCTCACGGGCAAGATACCAGACGGCCTGAAAAACAAACCTGGACTTGATTTGAG AACTGAGGGGAACAAATTTGAATGA
- the LOC117840653 gene encoding UDP-glucuronate:xylan alpha-glucuronosyltransferase 2 isoform X2: MFDELRGRLRMGLVNIVHEDLLALGVEGEAVRVEFERVSDVFRWSDLFPEWIDEEEDDEGPSCPELPMPDLSLYGGDVDVVVASLPCNRTAPGGWNRDVFRLQVHLAAAQVAARKGRRDGGGAVRVVLRSECEPMMDLFRCDEEVGREGDWWMYRVDVQRLEEKLRLPVGSCNLALPLWGAGGINEVFNVSAELPSPAGGRPRREAYATVLHSSDTYLCGAIVLAQSIRRAGSTRDLILLHDHTVSKPALRALSAAGWTPRKIKRIRNPRAARGTYNEYNYSKFRLWQLSDYDRVVFVDADILVLRNLDALFRFPQLAAVGNDGSLFNSGVMVIEPSSCTFDALIRKRRTVRSYNGGDQGFLNEVFVWWHRLPRRVNYLKNFWANTTGERALKERLFRADPAEVWSIHYLGMKPWTCYRDYDCNWNVEDQRVYASDEAHRRWWQVYDRMGEAMRGPCRLSERRKVEIAWDRHVAEEVGFADQHWKINITDPRKWD, translated from the exons ATGTTCGACGAGCTCCGTGGCCGGCTGCGGATGGGCCTGGTGAACATCGTCCACGAGGACCTGCTGGCGCTGGGCGTGGAGGGTGAGGCGGTGCGGGTGGAATTCGAGCGCGTCTCCGACGTGTTCCGGTGGTCGGACCTGTTCCCGGAGTGgatcgacgaggaggaggacgacgaggggCCGTCCTGCCCGGAGCTCCCCATGCCGGACCTCTCCCTGTACGGCGGCGACGTGGACGTGGTGGTGGCGTCGCTGCCGTGCAACCGCACCGCGCCGGGCGGGTGGAACCGCGACGTGTTCCGGCTGCAGGTGcacctggcggcggcgcaggtggcggcgcgcaagggccggcgcgacggcggcggggccgtgCGCGTCGTGCTGCGGAGCGAGTGCGAGCCCATGATGGACCTGTTCCGCTGCGACGAGGAGGTGGGCCGGGAGGGGGACTGGTGGATGTACAGGGTCGACGTGCAGCGCCTCGAGGAGAAGCTCCGGCTGCCCGTCGGATCCTGCAACCTCGCGCTGCCGCTTTGGGGAGCAGGAG GCATCAACGAGGTGTTCAACGTGTCGGCTGagctgccgtcgccggccggcggtcGTCCCCGGCGCGAGGCTTACGCGACGGTGCTGCACTCGTCGGACACGTACCTGTGCGGCGCGATCGTGCTGGCGCAGAGCATCCGTCGCGCGGGCTCCACCCGCGACCTGATCCTCCTCCACGACCACACCGTCTCCAAGCCGGCGCTCCGCGCGCTGTCGGCGGCCGGGTGGACCCCGCGCAAGATCAAGCGCATCCGCAACCCTCGCGCGGCGCGGGGCACCTACAACGAGTACAACTACAGCAAGTTCCGGCTGTGGCAGCTCTCCGACTACGACCGCGTCGTGTTCGTGGACGCCGACATCCTCGTCCTCCGCAACCTGGACGCGCTCTTCCGGTTCccccagctcgccgccgtcggcaaCGACGGGTCCCTCTTCAACTCGGGGGTCATGGTGATCGAGCCGTCGTCGTGCACCTTCGACGCGCTGATCCGGAAGCGGCGAACGGTGCGGTCGTACAACGGCGGCGACCAGGGGTTCCTGAACGAGGTGTTCGTGTGGTGGCACCGGCTGCCGCGGCGCGTCAACTACCTCAAGAACTTCTGGGCCAACACCACGGGCGAGCGCGCGCTCAAGGAGCGGCTGTTCCGGGCGGACCCGGCGGAGGTGTGGTCCATCCACTACCTGGGGATGAAGCCCTGGACGTGCTACAGGGACTACGACTGTAACTGGAACGTCGAGGACCAGCGGGTGTACGCCAGCGACGAGGCGCACAGGCGGTGGTGGCAGGTGTACGACCGGATGGGGGAGGCCATGCGAGGGCCATGCAGGCTCTCGGAGCGGAGGAAGGTGGAGATCGCATGGGACAGGCATGTGGCGGAGGAGGTCGGGTTCGCCGACCAGCACTGGAAGATCAACATCACCGACCCCAGGAAATGGGACTGA
- the LOC117840653 gene encoding UDP-glucuronate:xylan alpha-glucuronosyltransferase 2 isoform X1 → MQHAPRLSLLDRTPGRPDDDDTPVSERPPYIYIYRYTSAALRSMGVTTAGEAVKSPGRASVIVKLNAAFLAFFLLAYMALLLHPKYSYLLDSGATSLVRCTFRDDACPPSTQLSRKLGGVAANKVVAAERIVNTGRAPAMFDELRGRLRMGLVNIVHEDLLALGVEGEAVRVEFERVSDVFRWSDLFPEWIDEEEDDEGPSCPELPMPDLSLYGGDVDVVVASLPCNRTAPGGWNRDVFRLQVHLAAAQVAARKGRRDGGGAVRVVLRSECEPMMDLFRCDEEVGREGDWWMYRVDVQRLEEKLRLPVGSCNLALPLWGAGGINEVFNVSAELPSPAGGRPRREAYATVLHSSDTYLCGAIVLAQSIRRAGSTRDLILLHDHTVSKPALRALSAAGWTPRKIKRIRNPRAARGTYNEYNYSKFRLWQLSDYDRVVFVDADILVLRNLDALFRFPQLAAVGNDGSLFNSGVMVIEPSSCTFDALIRKRRTVRSYNGGDQGFLNEVFVWWHRLPRRVNYLKNFWANTTGERALKERLFRADPAEVWSIHYLGMKPWTCYRDYDCNWNVEDQRVYASDEAHRRWWQVYDRMGEAMRGPCRLSERRKVEIAWDRHVAEEVGFADQHWKINITDPRKWD, encoded by the exons ATGCAACACGCGCCTCGCCTTAGCCTGCTCGACCGCACGCCCGGCcggcccgacgacgacgacacgccGGTGAGTGAACGGCCGccgtatatatacatatacagaTATACTAGTGCGGCGCTGCGCAGCATGGGGGTGAccacggcgggggaggcggtgaAGTCGCCTGGGCGGGCCTCGGTCATCGTCAAGCTCAACGCGGCGTtcctcgccttcttcctcctggcgTACAtggcgctcctcctccaccccaaGTACTCGTACCTCCTCGACAGCGGCGCCACCTCCCTCGTCCGCTGCACCTTCCGCGACGACGCCTGCCCGCCGTCCACCCAGCTCTCACGGAAG CTGGGAGGCGTGGCGGCGAacaaggtggtggcggcggagcggatCGTGAACACGGGGCGCGCGCCGGCCATGTTCGACGAGCTCCGTGGCCGGCTGCGGATGGGCCTGGTGAACATCGTCCACGAGGACCTGCTGGCGCTGGGCGTGGAGGGTGAGGCGGTGCGGGTGGAATTCGAGCGCGTCTCCGACGTGTTCCGGTGGTCGGACCTGTTCCCGGAGTGgatcgacgaggaggaggacgacgaggggCCGTCCTGCCCGGAGCTCCCCATGCCGGACCTCTCCCTGTACGGCGGCGACGTGGACGTGGTGGTGGCGTCGCTGCCGTGCAACCGCACCGCGCCGGGCGGGTGGAACCGCGACGTGTTCCGGCTGCAGGTGcacctggcggcggcgcaggtggcggcgcgcaagggccggcgcgacggcggcggggccgtgCGCGTCGTGCTGCGGAGCGAGTGCGAGCCCATGATGGACCTGTTCCGCTGCGACGAGGAGGTGGGCCGGGAGGGGGACTGGTGGATGTACAGGGTCGACGTGCAGCGCCTCGAGGAGAAGCTCCGGCTGCCCGTCGGATCCTGCAACCTCGCGCTGCCGCTTTGGGGAGCAGGAG GCATCAACGAGGTGTTCAACGTGTCGGCTGagctgccgtcgccggccggcggtcGTCCCCGGCGCGAGGCTTACGCGACGGTGCTGCACTCGTCGGACACGTACCTGTGCGGCGCGATCGTGCTGGCGCAGAGCATCCGTCGCGCGGGCTCCACCCGCGACCTGATCCTCCTCCACGACCACACCGTCTCCAAGCCGGCGCTCCGCGCGCTGTCGGCGGCCGGGTGGACCCCGCGCAAGATCAAGCGCATCCGCAACCCTCGCGCGGCGCGGGGCACCTACAACGAGTACAACTACAGCAAGTTCCGGCTGTGGCAGCTCTCCGACTACGACCGCGTCGTGTTCGTGGACGCCGACATCCTCGTCCTCCGCAACCTGGACGCGCTCTTCCGGTTCccccagctcgccgccgtcggcaaCGACGGGTCCCTCTTCAACTCGGGGGTCATGGTGATCGAGCCGTCGTCGTGCACCTTCGACGCGCTGATCCGGAAGCGGCGAACGGTGCGGTCGTACAACGGCGGCGACCAGGGGTTCCTGAACGAGGTGTTCGTGTGGTGGCACCGGCTGCCGCGGCGCGTCAACTACCTCAAGAACTTCTGGGCCAACACCACGGGCGAGCGCGCGCTCAAGGAGCGGCTGTTCCGGGCGGACCCGGCGGAGGTGTGGTCCATCCACTACCTGGGGATGAAGCCCTGGACGTGCTACAGGGACTACGACTGTAACTGGAACGTCGAGGACCAGCGGGTGTACGCCAGCGACGAGGCGCACAGGCGGTGGTGGCAGGTGTACGACCGGATGGGGGAGGCCATGCGAGGGCCATGCAGGCTCTCGGAGCGGAGGAAGGTGGAGATCGCATGGGACAGGCATGTGGCGGAGGAGGTCGGGTTCGCCGACCAGCACTGGAAGATCAACATCACCGACCCCAGGAAATGGGACTGA